A stretch of the Zeugodacus cucurbitae isolate PBARC_wt_2022May chromosome 6, idZeuCucr1.2, whole genome shotgun sequence genome encodes the following:
- the LOC105218673 gene encoding protein PTHB1 encodes MSLFNVCNWWHTQCSDLEENYDVASLLCARLGLDEHEKDYVLVGSHSGNLSIFNPRLEQNRHIEDGNAFRPTDLLLEVNLKQPILGIYAGRFSGGQMADEKHNQLAVLHPRSVVIYKLNSIGGVAEHGAQLRLQSLADYKLKRGALALTKGSFGRVKGREFFCITHLDGTLTFHEQDGILYECQLPGNRALPVPVVYCERTDSFFRFTAGWNLECFTYQDLSHSSLNRSEFKPSWSVCIGEGIVDICVVQAKSNSASIMILGERNFICLTDDGLVDFILKLDYTPRCFYSFVVGYYWEPGARLITAIASDTGKLFIYEGANIIWAAQYKDDPPVAIQRANLNGLPGGIVALGSTGQLRIGYLGSEPFVFKVPSVNMEDLSFTEAHKELQQLEEEIKAAVDVTDLEDIDKRAAEDVRVQFTINTETSEEADMLLLDVPAHVAVKELPACTGMLKLRCKIELAELQVVFNTAEGVRCSQDTLTYVDMTAGQVETLELDFYVDDLLHLHTARVDVVVSFISVKGIPRVLQQSAYLPLSMFYKTRQPQKSASIKLTYNIMSKSLTPKLSTFFPEFVTSESESHALGLLMLCPGDEKSEEIVTIVLAKNSNRIRIQSDSLETFPMILERIMHVALEHTQDSFASKGKRVKNAINSKVKTLMANPVLPIHAILSKIDLHRDTQENIHTQTLELDKLLQQFKTLQRKLQDQPEDESKETLVMQIEENYDHLIAEGDKLMEIRKLEKIQRCDLTCAISVATSLIGALRMEEKLVNVICSVLCTPIEDWTELSWEESMSPGIDMLYHYGPLNRVKNSEGINAIETNVTHENFDYNRFRRHILSILERIQRIAAAEEATAEETPKAAVAERAQPKEVDISGLSELLEVLPSEHGLTKSRMVKRSTLEAVEDDEEEDEDDLRKVGFKKEYGNQQNKSGENSEWVNENYELPTSEELFSDLGIWW; translated from the exons ATGTCGCTCTTCAACGTTTGCAACTGGTGGCACACACAGTGCTCCGACCTGGAGGAGAACTACGATGTGGCCAGCTTGCTGTGCGCGCGCTTAGGACTCGATGAGCATGAGAAGGATTATGTGTTAGTTGGATCGCATAGTGGAAATTTGAGTATTTTCAATCCGCGTCTAGAACAAAATCGACACATAGAAGATGGCAATGCATTTCGACCAACCGATTTGTTGTTGGAAGTGAATCTGAAGCAGCCCATACTGGGCATATATGCGGGACGTTTCAGTGG TGGTCAAATGGCTGATGAGAAGCATAATCAACTCGCTGTACTGCATCCACGTTCGGTGGTCATCTACAAGCTGAACTCCATTGGTGGCGTTGCTGAGCATGGCGCTCAATTGCGTCTGCAATCCTTAGCTGACTATAAGTTGAAACGTGGCGCTTTGGCTTTGACGAAGGGCTCATTTGGGCGTGTCAAGGGACGTGAGTTCTTCTGTATTACTCACTTGGATGGCACGCTGACCTTTCACGAACAGGATGGCATTTTGTATGAGTGTCAATTACCCGGTAATCGTGCGCTGCCTGTGCCGGTGGTCTATTGTGAGCGCACCGATAGTTTCTTCCGTTTCACAGCGGGTTGGAATTTGGAGTGCTTTAC CTATCAAGATCTTTCCCACTCCTCGCTCAATCGCTCTGAGTTCAAGCCGTCTTGGTCAGTGTGTATTGGTGAAGGTATTGTGGATATATGTGTGGTACAGGCGAAGTC caATTCCGCTTCGATTATGATATTGGGCGAGCGCAATTTTATTTGTCTGACTGATGATGGTTTGGTGGACTTCATACTGAAACTGGACTATACCCCAAGATGCTTTTATTCGTTTGTGGTCGGCTATTACTGGG AGCCCGGCGCACGCTTAATCACCGCAATCGCTTCCGATACGGGAAAACTCTTCATTTACGAGGGCGCCAATATCATTTGGGCTGCTCAGTATAAAGATGACCCGCCGGTAGCAATACAACGCGCTAATTTGAATGGTTTACCTGGTGGTATCGTAGCGCTCGGTTCCACTGGACAATTGCGTATTGGTTACCTTGGCTCCGAACCATTTGTCTTCAAAGTACCATCGGTCAATATGGAAGATCTAAGCTTTACGGAGGCACACAAAGAGTTGCAACAATTGGAGGAAGAAATCAAAGCGGCGGTGGATGTGACAGACCTGGAAGATATCGACAAACGTGCGGCGGAAGATGTACGCGTACAATTCACTATCAACACTGAGACTAGTGAGGAAGCGGATATGCTGCTCTTAGATGTACCCGCACATGTTGCGGTCAAGGAGCTGCCCGCCTGTACGGGCATGCTGAAGTTGAGGTGCAAGATCGAGTTGGCGGAGTTACAGGTCGTTTTCAACACAGCTGAGGGAGTGCGTTGTAGTCAGGATACGCTCACGTATGTTGACATGACGGCGGGGCAAGTGGAGACACTGGAGTTGGATTTCTATGTGGAcgatttgttgcatttgcatacGGCGCGCGTAGATGTCGTTGTATCTTTCATAAGTGTTAAA GGCATACCACGCGTCTTACAACAGTCCGCCTATTTACCACTCAGCATGTTCTACAAGACGCGCCAGCCGCAGAAGTCTGCTAGCATAAAACTAACCTATAATATTATGTCGAAGTCATTGACACCCAAATTATCCACATTCTTTCCGGAGTTCGTAACTTCGGAAAGCGAATCGCATGCGCTGGGACTTCTTATGCTCTGTCCAGGCGATGAGAAATCTGAAGAGATTGTGACCATTGTTCTAGCGAAGAACTCAAATCGTATAAG AATACAATCAGATAGTTTGGAAACATTTCCAATGATATTGGAACGCATAATGCATGTAGCTTTGGAGCATACCCAAGACTCGTTTGCATCGAAAGGAAAACGTGTCAAAAATGCGATTAATTCTAAAGTGAAAACATTGATGGCCAATCCAGTGTTGCCCATTCACgcaattttaagtaaaattgaTCTGCATCGTGACACCCAAGagaatatacacacacaaacg CTGGAACTTGATAAACTGTTGCAACAATTTAAGACTCTGCAACGTAAGCTGCAAGATCAGCCTGAGGATGAGTCCAAGGAAACTTTGGTGATGCAAATAGAAGAGAACTACGATCATCTGATTGCGGAAGGTGATAAGCTAATGGAAATAAGAAAGTTGGAAAAGAT ACAACGTTGTGATCTCACTTGCGCCATTTCTGTGGCCACTTCACTTATTGGTGCTCTACGCATGGAAGAGAAATTAGTGAATGTTATTTGTTCAGTACTTTGTACGCCGATTGAGGATTGGACAGAGCTG AGTTGGGAGGAATCAATGTCGCCCGGCATCGATATGCTCTATcattatggtcccttaaatcgTGTGAAGAATAGTGAGGGCATAAATGCTATCGAAACCAATGTGACGCATGAAAATTTCGATTATAATCGCTTTAGACGTCACATACTCTCCATATTGGAACGCATACAACGTATTGCTGCAGCGGAAGAGGCGACTGCCGAAGAAACTCCGAAAGCTGCGGTAGCTGAACGCGCTCAGCCAAAAGAAGTTGATATAAGTGGACTTAGTGAGCTACTCGAAGTGCTGCCCAGTGAACACGGTTTAACTAAAAGCCGTATGGTAAAACGTAGCACTTTGGAGGCGGTAGAGGATGATGAAGAAGAAGATGAGGATGATTTGCGTAAAGTTGGCTTTAAAAAGGAATATGGTAATCAACAGAATAAGTCGGGGGAAAACTCAGAGTGGGTGAATGAGAATTATGAGTTGCCGACATCAGAGGAATTATTCAGTGATTTGGGTATTTGGTGGTAG